The following nucleotide sequence is from Solanum dulcamara chromosome 7, daSolDulc1.2, whole genome shotgun sequence.
GGTACAAAAAATTCTAGATATTTAGTGGATCTTTCTTGAACTGTGTAGAGTAATACCTTTAGTATTTGTTGTATCTAAGAAATATGTAGATGTTACAGAGAATTAGATATTTATAGTAAATTATAGAATAGTCTAGATTCTTGTTAGATAGTTAGAAGATTAGGTTATATAGATAGTTCTTGTAGATGTATCTCGAACAGTATCTAGAATCATCTTTACACAAGTATAAATATAAGGATGACCTCAGTCATTTGGAAACCAACCCAAACAAAGACAATTCAAAAGTAATTCAAGAAGTCTTCTTCCATAACCAAGTTATCTCTTCCAAAATTTTCCTCCTACTTTCtagcttcctcttctttagtTGAATCTTCCGATCTTATTTAACTATCTTGGACTAGCAAAAGGTCTCCCCGATTATACTTTTCTCCTGCTATTCTCTACAATATTGAGCTCTATAATGATTCTTTTTTAGTTTATCGTAATGGTATTACATTATATAATATCTTCTAAATATATCTTGTCTTATTAGATAAGTGAATGATTTCATGAAAAATACACAATGCTATTCTTATCTACTCTTATGGAGaaacataaataaaagaaaaatgagataTAAATTATCAGGTCCTAATGTATGCAAAACCATTGAGAATCATTCTAGTCACCACAGAAAAATATGTTCAATCGTCATCCCAATTGTAATATCTTAGTGATCAAAAGATAATTACAATAATGTGTTATTATGAGTTGAAATTCCATGGACCATCTCCCTAGTtatgttaaagaaaataatagtaAGTTTCAATGGCAGGTTTAGCTTGTGTTTCCATTTTTTCGTTTTGATAGAAATGTGTAAGAACTGAGATAACTGTTCTGCATCTAACTCTTTCCTTTTAACCTTTTGTGAAATAATTGTGGGCATGCAATGACTTGAGAGATAAAAATGGACAAAGAGTGTGTCTAGCTGAAATATCAACAACTGGAATGACTCTGTGAATTGTTTTTCGCGTTTATGACAGTCAGTGTAGAGTTGTGTGTGCCTGTGTTGTCTGTAGTGTTTTGTTGAAGAATAGCTTTTGTACTTCAATGCTGATAAGTGGTAAGGACCTTTGTAATATTTTGGGGCCTTGTCTTGTCAGAGTTCATCTCTGCTATAGCTAATACTAAGTGCAGATTCTTAAAGTTACCTGGTTAGATCAGCTGCTTCTTTTTAACATCAAAATGTAAGTTGTGTGTCGTGTCTTGGATTATACTACGAAGGCAGAGACCCCGTTTGGAAGTGATATAGATAAAATTGCTTTAGCCATTGCATAATCTACCACACTTGTAGGCATTTGGTTATATTATTGAACAGATCAAGGACTATTTGGTTGTGCAATGGAAATAGGAGCAATGACATTGATCCAAACCTTTAAATAACCAGATTTACTTATTTTCACGTGAAGCAGTATGAGCTATGAAACACCATGTGGCTGCAGTAATAAAAGTCAATAATTAAACGAGTGTTGTCTGATTTATGCCACAACTTTGctcaatacaaaatatacatgttCATTGAATCAGAAGCGGATACTAAGAAAGCCCATACAACAAAGATGTGGGGAAATTACAAAGTTGTATATCGTATATACATTTGATGAAATCAATCTTGTATGGTAGGGGATAGCAGGTACCGGTGAAATAGTGGAGGTGTGCACCTTACGATTGTTGTTGCATCCTTAAATACTCGCCATAGAAGCGAGGACCACTTTCTTCTTGACTAGCATCGTAGGCATAACCTCCGTGACTGGAGATATCAAGACCAGCAACCTCCTCATCTGATGATATCCTCAAAATTCCAAGTTTCTGAAGTAGATAGAACAAAGGCCCCATTGTCAAACTTACCCAAACCACAATACTCAAAAGTTCAACCATTTGTGCCCCAAACAAACCCCATCCACCTCCTAAAATTAGCCCGGAAGGTCGTATAGTTTGTGTTTTACCTGAATTATAAGCTTGTAATACAAATCCTTCTTTAGCAAACAACCCTGTAAAAATCAAACCCCATGCTCCACACCCTCCATGCAATTGTGCTGCTTCTAACGGATCATCGAATTTGAATTTAAGCGCCAAAATATTTAATCCAATCAGAACCCAAGCTGCAAAAAACCCACACACAATTGCAGCCCATGGTTCTACCACTGAACAACCTGAGGTGATTGCAACAAACCCACCAAGAACTCCATTACAAACATCCATTGCATCCCAATGTCCCACCAGTAACCTTCGTCCGAACAAAGTAACAATCCCCGCTGTGGAACCAGCCAGGGTAGTCGTGACTGCTGTCCGTCCCACAGAGGTCCAGTTACCTTGATCTACCATATGCGGATACGGAACAAGAATTTTGTCAAACGATCCAGGATTAAACCcaaaccatccaaaccacaacaacaaTGTTCCTAGAACTACTAGAGTAGCATTATGGCCTCTCATTTTGACAGGGTTACCAAACGCATCAAACCGTCCAACTCTTGGTCCTTCTACAATCGAACCCCAAAAACCCGCAATCCCACCAACCAAATGTACAACACCACTGCCAGCAAAGTCAATTGCACCAGAACCAAAAAGCAAATAACTCGAACTCGGACTTAACCAACCATTAGAAGACCAAAGCCAATGAGCAACAACAGGATAAACAAATCCAGTAAGGAAAAAAGAGAAGCAAAGATAAGCAGTAAATTGGGTACGTTCAGCAATAGATCCACTAGTGATTCCAGCAACAGCAATAGCAAAAGCCCATTGATAAAGAAAGAAACTGTAATCATAAGAGGTAGAAGGAATGTCTTTAAGAGCAAAATAACTTGTACCTATAAATGGATTATTGGAATCACCAAAGGCAAAAGCAAAACCGAAAAGATAGTAAGAAAGGCTACCAACAACAGCATCGACAACATTTGTAAGCATAATATTCATGGCATTTTTGGCCCTAACAGAACCAGCACAGAGCATGGCAAAACCCAATTGCATTACAAACACTAAGTAAGCAGAGAATAAAAGGTATATTGCATTTATAGAATCAGTTACACTAGCTTCCCATGAAGAATCCATTATTGTTTTGCTTCAGAGAATATTGAGAGATCATTGTTTTGATGAATGGAtactttaaaaagaagaaatttggGTGAGCTGGAATATTCAATGGGGTGGTCCAGAAAATTTGGAGTATATTCGGGGCGGAGCCAGGTAGGACCGAGGGGTTCATGTGAATTTTCTTcagtgaaaaattatattatttatatatgattaaaattactttatatgtatatataaagtagATATTGAATTCTTTTTGGCCTTTTCGTCTGTCTATTCTTTATATTGTGAACCTCTTAGTGAAAATTCTAATTCTGAGACGGAGTATATTCTCAAGAAGTTGTTTTGACAAGTTACTCATTTTCAATCACTGAAAAAGTTTTGGTATGGATAACAGGAAATTGGGTGGTTGATTTATTCCTTTTAAGATAACAAGGATATCATCAAAGCTGGACAACTTGTTTCTTTGATATCATACAATGAATGAATCCAAAGCCCGAAGGATAActacttttttttcaaaatttccaaagaagCAATAGAAAACGAAATGAAACTAAAGGGGCAAAAGCGTGAGAGGCACCATGCCTTACCAAAACTGTTTTAAAACGTTAACTTTTATTAATAAGGCGTGAGTGTCACCACGACTTGTAAGATAGGTTGGGTCCCATGCCTTGTAAGGCGAGCTCCACCGGACGCAATTTCCATAGCAAGATGTTACATTCAATTGGTTGCTGCATTAGCATATGAGGCCTTAGTTGTTGCATTAATTGGCTGCAATCAGGCAGGCAAGGGAATGCATTCACGgaatttttcaatttataagacGTGAATCGCCTCACGCCTTGCATCAATTCATTTTGATGTAACATATATAGTCATTTTCGCTTTttaacaatttttaaaaatgtactTTTTCTAGTTTAACTATCTATAGATAGTTGCATGTTTTTTGAACGTTTAttcatgaagaagaaaaaacttcACTAGTTcacataaattataaaaaaattgtaatctcctcatttttaattttatgatgacTGATACTAAGGTAAGAGTAAATTTATATTGGGATGGTGAAATTTTGCATGAAACCAATTTTGTGAGATACAATTGTTTTACAATTGCACCTAATATTCCAGCAATTCACCGTACCATTAGCTAATAGATCCCAAGTTGTAAAATTAAATGATGAAGATCAATCATCATGTCCATGTACTTTCTCTTTATTACAAGACAAGCTAAATATAAAGTTGACATGTCCATGAATGCATATTAAACTCTTTGATGTAAGATAGTCAAAAATAATAGTAGTAACgcttttccaaaaaaaaaaaatagtagtaaCGATTTTTGTGTCGAAAGAtctcacatttttttcttaaaatctacaaatacatatgtaatTTCTTAGATTTAAAATAAGTCTCGTTTTACCTTTAAAAAATTGTTTCTAAATAATTGTCACTTTAAAAATTTAAGAcaatatttaatatttgtttCCAATTATATCCTTATATTAAACAATAAATATATCCTCATTAGATATTTTTAGTGTtcaattctcaagaaacatctaataaataaagacaatttAATAAAtactattttgtatttttaatgAACGTGAAAAAAGTTACAACAATACTTATTTCAAAAAGGAGGGAGCAGAAGCTTAAGTGCACCCaaaacaatatttattttgaaaagaagGGAGTAGAAGCTTAAGATTATTTTGCACAAATTTTTGCTCATTGTATGtgttaaaattgacaaaattctAGATAAATTAATGTACCAATTTGATAGGTGAAAGTTAGGCGAGAATTTGGCAAACTTTGACATCTTGACACAATGTGATGTCATTGATGACATCAAGAACAAGAATGTGATGTCATGAACGACATCAAGAGCAAGaattttttcctataaataggtagttcttgattcatttgaaacacaACTCTCATCACATCTCTCACTTgtcttttcatattttaagaCATCTGTAAAATGTATTAGAAGAGTAGAGAATTAATAGAGCAATTCTCTTAGATGTATTTGGGATCTCTccaatttttttgttaatataaagCAGTTAATTTTTGGTGGACGTAGGATCATTCTGATCCGAACGACAttaaatattgttgttcttccttgttctttatatttttatttttccgctaataattggtattagagccaaGGTTCTGTCTGAGTATGCTTTGTGGTTGCAGCACAATCTGAACTTCCACATCAGAAAAGAATTACTTTGGTTTTCTGTATTTCCAAATACTTTGCAGTAgaagaggaagaacaagtaaaaatgagttCCATGAAGTTTGAAATTGATAAATTTAGTGGGCGCAACAACTTTAATATATGAAAAATCCAGATAATGGCGTTACTACGGAGGAAAAGTTCAATCCATGTTATTGACGGAAAGTACCCCGATACCACATTGATTTTCAACAAGGCAAAGATTGAAGGAGATGCATTGAGTGTAATCCAATTGTTCCTTGCACCTAACGTACTTTGTGAAGTGAGTACAAGTACCGAGGAGACGCCCAAATAGTTATGGGATAGACTAGAAGGGTTTTACCAAGACCGGTCGATTACAACAAGGATATTTCTACAACGGCATCTTCATACATTTAAGATGCAGTCAGGATGAGGAGACGCTTGCATGTGCTTTGCTattttcattgacttcaaaatATCGTGATATTGAGAATTTAATTATGTATAGCAAGGCCCCTATTACTCTTGAAAAAGTGCGGCAAACACTTAACTCTTGTGATGTGTGGAGGCATTTTGAAGGAGACAAAGATGATGAAACTAGTGGGTTTTTTGTGAGAGGTCGTACTAGCTAACATGGAAGGAGCAAATCAAAGCACAGATCAAAGTCTCATGTGAACAAGAAGAATACGGAGTGTTGGGTCTGTCACAAGAAGGGACATTTTGAATGAGATTGTCCTATGTCAAAGTTCAAAGAAAAGGTGAGTGTTTCCATTGTTAAGCAGgtacatgattatgatgatgaaTATGTACTAACAACATCATGAAATAGTGGAGTCTATGATAATAAATGGATGTTAGACTCTGGTTGTACTCTGCatatgacattccaaagataTTGGTTCAGCAGCAATGAGACTAGTGGAGGAACTATAGTAATGGGCAGTAATGCAACTTATAAAATAGTTGGCATTGGTTCAATTCGGGTTCGCTGCCATGATGGAATCGTAAGGACTATTACAGAAGTCTGTCATGTTCCTGATCTGAAGAAGAATTTGATCTCCCTGATATTCTGGATAAACAAGGTTATAAGTACATGAGCGAAAGAGGTGCAATGAAGGTGGCTAAAGGTTTTTTAGTAATGTTGAAGGCCAAGATGGAGGATGGCCTCTACACAAGCAAGAAGCACCATTATTGGGTATGTTAATCCATCTGCAATACAATTATTTGACAATGACAAGGCAAGATTATGGCACATAAGACTAGGCCATATGAGCGCACGAAAACTAGAGATGTTAAGCAAACACAACCTTTTGAACAGTTAGAAAATCATCAGACTTGAATTTTATGAGCATTATATCCTAAGGAAGCAGAAAAAGGACAGTTTCAGCAATATCAAACATAAGATGAAAGGAGTGCTAGACTACATCCATTCAGATTTATGGGGTCCCTTTCAACTTCCATCTAAGGGAGGAAAGATATATCTTCTCATATTCATTGATGAATTTTCACGAAAGTTTTGGGCGCATTTCTTGAAGGCAAAAAGTGATACTTTTAAAGCATTTAAAGAATGAAAGATTTTGGTTGAGaatcaaatgaaaagaaaaataaagtatcTTTGCACAGACAATGGCTTGGAGTTTTGCAGTGAAGAGTTTAATAATTTCTCCAAGGTACATGGGATCACAAGACATAAGATGGTTAGGCACACACCGTAGTAAAATGGAGTTGTCGAGAGAATGAATAAAACTCTTCTTGAGAAGGCTCGTTGTATGCTCTTACAAGCCAAAATGTCCAAAGTGTTTTGGGCTGAAGCAGTTCACACTGCTTCTCATATTATCAATCGATCTCCAGCATCAGCAATTGACTTTGATATTCCCAATGAGGTATGGTCAGGTGAACCCTCTAACTATTCATATTTgcgaatatttgggtgtgcaaCTTATTATCATGTTAATAAAAGAAAGCTTGAACCAAGGGCTAAAAAGGCCATATTCGTAGGGTATGTAGATTGAGTAAAAGAGTACAAACTTTGGTGTTTGTCTTTACTCAAATTTGTAGTTAGTAGAGATGTTATCTTTGATGAATCTTTTATACTTGATCTTCATAAAGTTTCTATAGAGTTATAAAGAAACAAGAACAACGAGCATGTGGAGCTACCGATGGAGCTTACCAAGGAAAATGATCAAGAGACTCAAGTTGATGAGTCAAAAAATACAGATCTTGAAGAAATTTCTGTTAATGAACGATACATAGTTGCGAAGGGAAGGCACAAAAGGAAGATACGGAAACTGAAACATCTTAAAGAGAA
It contains:
- the LOC129894417 gene encoding ammonium transporter 1 member 3 yields the protein MDSSWEASVTDSINAIYLLFSAYLVFVMQLGFAMLCAGSVRAKNAMNIMLTNVVDAVVGSLSYYLFGFAFAFGDSNNPFIGTSYFALKDIPSTSYDYSFFLYQWAFAIAVAGITSGSIAERTQFTAYLCFSFFLTGFVYPVVAHWLWSSNGWLSPSSSYLLFGSGAIDFAGSGVVHLVGGIAGFWGSIVEGPRVGRFDAFGNPVKMRGHNATLVVLGTLLLWFGWFGFNPGSFDKILVPYPHMVDQGNWTSVGRTAVTTTLAGSTAGIVTLFGRRLLVGHWDAMDVCNGVLGGFVAITSGCSVVEPWAAIVCGFFAAWVLIGLNILALKFKFDDPLEAAQLHGGCGAWGLIFTGLFAKEGFVLQAYNSGKTQTIRPSGLILGGGWGLFGAQMVELLSIVVWVSLTMGPLFYLLQKLGILRISSDEEVAGLDISSHGGYAYDASQEESGPRFYGEYLRMQQQS